A single region of the Idiomarinaceae bacterium HL-53 genome encodes:
- a CDS encoding cytosine deaminase, translating to MTHEDMLEIALKEARKGYEEGGVPVGAALFDSSGTLLGRGRNRRVQDNDPSVHGETDAFRKAGRQKTYRDKVLVTTLAPCWYCSGLIRQFNIGTVVVGESRNFSGHLEWLRDAGVEVIELNDERCIELMADFIERRPDIWNEDIGECDDH from the coding sequence ATGACGCATGAAGATATGTTGGAAATAGCGCTCAAGGAAGCGAGAAAAGGTTACGAGGAGGGGGGTGTTCCTGTTGGAGCTGCTTTGTTTGATAGTTCTGGAACGCTCTTGGGCAGGGGGAGAAATCGTCGTGTCCAGGACAACGATCCCTCGGTGCATGGTGAAACAGATGCATTTCGTAAAGCGGGTCGTCAGAAAACTTATCGAGATAAAGTACTGGTCACCACATTAGCACCTTGTTGGTATTGCTCGGGTTTAATTCGACAATTTAATATTGGAACCGTGGTGGTAGGAGAGTCGAGAAACTTTTCCGGGCATCTAGAATGGTTGCGCGATGCTGGAGTTGAGGTGATTGAACTCAATGATGAGCGATGTATTGAGTTAATGGCCGATTTCATCGAACGGCGCCCTGATATTTGGAACGAAGATATTGGTGAGTGCGACGACCATTGA
- a CDS encoding Dipeptidyl aminopeptidase/acylaminoacyl peptidase, with amino-acid sequence MKHKLRGATLAVVSALVLPALALSSAVSADDHGKKPLSVEVLWELKRIGSPVISPQGTHIVAPVTEYNVENDEGSTQLWLFSPNGDMQRPLTAEGFRASEPVFSPDGKHLAFISQRQEDDAGQIYVLPMDAPGEATRITNVPTGVNGLKWVGQHLYFVSNVWPELSWDEMKERMDTEKNDHISAHQWNALPYSSFDRYLDENRESYVFRVAPTGGNVEPVTQSMGWELSRSGAGAGSYDVDTGERYIAFVSDSERDGVTPNYDIFLAPLQEEGEVTNLTEGNLGSDSNPTFNSSGNLLAYTQQSIPGFYADTAKLKVYDVNRESTEALAADWDRSVTNITWTPDSRGIYSVVADEATNRVYHIDVRRDRVRAITAETDFGGLSIANNNVLVGTNQSFLHPAQLVSINTRNGSTTRLDTFNDDVLANVDLGTYESVTYEGHNGKPIQMWVHYPPGFDSSKKYPLFLLIHGGPHNAISNGFHYRWNAQTFASWGYVTAWHNFHGSSSFGQEFADSINPDWVTAPYEDTIKAAKWFQEKSWIDNDRLFAGGASYGGYLSTILLGKPHPFDALLIHAPVYNMYSQMSADFAVHADRFGHYWERPEIYQSISPHYFAENFNTPALLIHGLRDLRVPVGQSFELFRTLQSRNVESRMIYFPDENHWILKPNNSIYWYNEVKRWVEQHTPPGAR; translated from the coding sequence ATGAAACACAAGTTACGCGGCGCGACGCTTGCGGTCGTTTCCGCCCTCGTATTACCCGCATTGGCCCTAAGCTCTGCAGTGAGTGCAGATGACCATGGCAAGAAACCGCTATCCGTTGAAGTTTTATGGGAATTAAAACGTATTGGCAGCCCCGTGATCAGTCCACAAGGGACACACATCGTGGCACCCGTGACCGAGTACAATGTGGAAAACGATGAAGGTTCAACACAATTATGGCTGTTTTCGCCCAACGGCGATATGCAAAGACCACTGACTGCGGAAGGTTTTCGCGCAAGCGAGCCCGTATTCTCTCCAGATGGCAAACACCTTGCCTTTATTAGCCAACGACAGGAGGACGATGCAGGCCAAATTTATGTACTTCCCATGGATGCACCGGGTGAGGCGACACGCATTACCAACGTTCCAACAGGCGTTAACGGTCTGAAATGGGTAGGTCAGCATCTCTATTTCGTCAGTAATGTTTGGCCTGAGCTCAGCTGGGACGAAATGAAAGAACGCATGGACACAGAGAAAAACGATCATATCTCTGCCCATCAATGGAATGCATTGCCCTACTCTTCATTTGATCGGTATTTAGATGAAAACAGAGAGTCTTATGTTTTCAGAGTTGCCCCTACCGGTGGAAATGTTGAACCAGTAACACAATCTATGGGCTGGGAACTCTCACGCTCTGGCGCGGGTGCAGGCAGTTACGATGTAGACACGGGAGAACGCTACATTGCATTCGTGAGCGATTCCGAACGCGATGGCGTTACACCGAATTACGATATCTTTCTCGCACCATTGCAAGAAGAAGGCGAAGTTACTAATTTAACCGAGGGTAATTTAGGCTCCGATAGTAACCCAACCTTTAACAGTTCAGGAAACCTGCTTGCCTACACACAGCAGAGTATTCCTGGCTTTTATGCCGACACCGCGAAACTCAAAGTGTACGACGTAAATCGAGAATCTACCGAAGCATTAGCAGCCGATTGGGATCGTTCAGTCACCAATATTACTTGGACACCCGATAGCCGAGGCATTTACTCTGTGGTTGCTGATGAAGCCACCAATCGGGTTTATCACATTGATGTGCGTCGCGATCGCGTACGAGCTATCACCGCTGAAACTGACTTTGGTGGTTTAAGTATTGCCAACAACAATGTATTAGTCGGTACTAATCAAAGTTTCTTACACCCAGCACAATTGGTCTCCATCAATACCAGAAATGGTAGCACCACGAGACTCGATACCTTCAACGATGACGTACTTGCGAATGTAGACCTTGGAACCTATGAGAGCGTCACTTATGAGGGGCACAATGGAAAGCCAATTCAAATGTGGGTTCATTATCCACCAGGCTTTGATTCAAGTAAGAAGTATCCGTTATTCCTATTAATTCATGGTGGTCCACACAACGCGATTTCAAATGGTTTCCACTACCGTTGGAATGCACAAACCTTTGCGTCTTGGGGCTACGTGACCGCGTGGCATAACTTCCACGGCTCAAGTAGTTTTGGTCAAGAATTTGCTGATAGCATTAATCCAGATTGGGTAACGGCTCCCTATGAGGACACCATAAAAGCGGCGAAGTGGTTCCAAGAGAAATCGTGGATCGACAACGACCGCTTATTTGCGGGGGGCGCTAGCTATGGTGGTTACCTGAGCACGATTCTTCTGGGCAAACCACATCCATTCGACGCCTTGCTGATTCATGCTCCGGTTTACAACATGTATTCGCAAATGTCAGCAGACTTCGCGGTGCACGCAGACCGTTTTGGGCATTATTGGGAACGTCCAGAAATCTATCAATCAATATCCCCCCATTACTTTGCTGAAAATTTCAATACACCCGCTCTTTTGATTCATGGCTTGCGTGACTTGCGCGTACCCGTTGGGCAAAGTTTTGAGCTATTCAGAACTTTACAAAGCCGAAATGTGGAGTCTCGGATGATCTACTTCCCCGACGAAAATCACTGGATATTAAAACCCAACAATTCAATTTATTGGTACAACGAAGTGAAGCGTTGGGTGGAGCAACACACGCCTCCAGGGGCACGCTAA
- a CDS encoding iron-sulfur cluster assembly protein, with translation MSVETFVPSTEVVQVTPKAVKHFEAKLAMQGESKVIRLSTKPSGCTGYAYVIDYADGPAATDIIVKASEKVTIAIAENAVEMLKNTEIDYVIEGVNGLLKFNNPNVVDACGCGESFSVA, from the coding sequence ATGTCAGTTGAAACGTTTGTTCCAAGTACAGAAGTCGTGCAGGTGACACCTAAAGCGGTGAAGCACTTTGAGGCAAAGTTAGCCATGCAGGGCGAAAGTAAAGTCATTCGATTGTCGACAAAACCAAGCGGCTGCACAGGGTATGCTTATGTGATCGACTATGCTGATGGCCCGGCTGCGACTGATATCATAGTAAAAGCGTCTGAGAAAGTGACGATCGCTATTGCGGAAAACGCAGTAGAGATGCTCAAAAACACAGAAATCGATTATGTGATTGAAGGGGTGAATGGGCTCCTTAAATTTAACAATCCAAATGTAGTGGATGCATGCGGATGCGGCGAAAGCTTTAGCGTTGCCTAG
- a CDS encoding probable FeS assembly SUF system protein SufT gives MHADAAKALALPSMQKIVSVTRNCPARRVPSGQKETIPAGEFVNITQDLGGNYTVTWRGNMLRIDGTDADAIGRKPITLEFPEPSSGEIDEQQVWDALETVYDPEIPINLVSLGLIYKVAVNAEANRVDIDMTLTAPGCGMGPVLVGDVEYRVGMVPHVKDVKVNLVFDPPWSRDKMSEEAQLEAGLFF, from the coding sequence ATGCATGCGGATGCGGCGAAAGCTTTAGCGTTGCCTAGCATGCAAAAAATTGTCAGTGTCACCCGTAATTGTCCTGCACGACGTGTTCCTTCAGGGCAAAAAGAAACGATTCCTGCAGGCGAGTTTGTGAATATCACACAAGATCTCGGTGGTAATTACACTGTGACCTGGCGTGGGAATATGTTGCGAATTGACGGCACAGACGCCGACGCGATTGGCCGTAAACCGATTACTCTTGAATTTCCAGAACCGAGTTCTGGCGAAATTGATGAGCAGCAGGTGTGGGACGCGCTGGAAACTGTATATGACCCGGAAATTCCAATTAATTTAGTCTCTCTTGGGCTCATTTATAAGGTGGCGGTGAATGCCGAAGCCAACCGCGTCGATATTGATATGACACTGACGGCGCCTGGTTGTGGTATGGGGCCTGTCCTAGTGGGCGACGTGGAATATCGTGTGGGCATGGTTCCACATGTGAAGGACGTGAAAGTGAACTTAGTGTTCGACCCACCTTGGTCGCGGGATAAAATGAGTGAAGAAGCACAGCTCGAGGCAGGTTTGTTCTTTTAA
- a CDS encoding isocitrate dehydrogenase — translation MSTNKSTIIYTETDEAPRLATYSLLPIIQSFAKAAGVAVETRDISLAGRVIAVFPEYLKEDQRIPDALAELGELAKTPEANIIKLPNISASIPQLTATIKELQAQGYALPDYPFEPKNDEERDIRARYDRVKGSAVNPVLREGNSDRRAPTSVKNYVKKHPHKMGAWSSDSKTHVAHMCDGDFYSSEQSKTFPAADSLKIVLESNGSETVLKDGVKVLEGEVVDAAVMNKRQLVAFYEKETAAAKEEGVLLSLHLKATMMKVSDPIMFGHAVRVYYRDVLEQFAAEVKEIGFDATNGIGDLYAKLDKLPAAKADEIKTAMQAVYGKNPELAMVNSDKGITNLHVPSDIIIDASMPAMIRDSGKMWTPDNKQADTKAMIPDRCYAGVYQETINFCKEHGAFDPATMGTVPNVGLMAQKAEEYGSHDKTFEIPSDGTVKVYNQAGDVVFSHTVEAGDIWRMCQVKDAPIRDWVKLAVTRSRQSGMPAVFWLDSNRAHDRELIAKVNTYLEEHDTSGLDIQIMSPVDATRHSLQRIKEGKDTISVTGNVLRDYLTDLFPILELNTSAKMLSIVPLMNGGGLFETGAGGSAPKHVQQFVEENHLRWDSLGEFLALAASFEHLSRVTQNDRAKILADTLDEATAKFLENDKSPSRKAGELDNRGSHFYLAMYWAEALANQNQDAELRTRFASLAQTLLENEQAIVTELNDVQGVAVEIGGYYQPNAELVSKAMRPSKLLNDALSSL, via the coding sequence ATGTCAACGAATAAATCTACGATTATTTATACCGAAACAGACGAGGCACCTCGCTTAGCGACCTATTCATTGCTACCAATTATCCAGAGTTTTGCGAAAGCAGCAGGCGTTGCTGTTGAAACTCGAGACATTTCTTTAGCGGGCCGTGTTATTGCGGTATTTCCAGAGTACTTGAAAGAAGACCAGCGCATTCCTGACGCGTTGGCGGAGCTAGGTGAGCTAGCAAAGACACCAGAAGCGAACATTATTAAATTGCCGAATATCTCTGCTTCGATTCCGCAATTGACGGCGACCATTAAAGAATTGCAAGCGCAAGGCTATGCGTTGCCAGATTATCCGTTTGAGCCAAAGAACGACGAAGAGCGCGACATTAGAGCACGATATGATCGCGTAAAAGGTAGTGCGGTAAACCCAGTTTTGCGTGAGGGCAACTCAGATCGTCGCGCGCCAACGTCAGTGAAGAACTATGTGAAAAAGCATCCACACAAAATGGGCGCTTGGAGCAGTGATTCAAAAACGCACGTTGCACACATGTGCGATGGCGATTTTTACAGCAGCGAGCAATCGAAAACTTTTCCTGCGGCAGATAGCTTAAAAATCGTCCTTGAGAGCAACGGCTCCGAAACGGTTTTGAAAGACGGTGTCAAAGTGCTCGAAGGCGAAGTGGTCGATGCAGCGGTGATGAACAAGCGTCAATTAGTTGCGTTCTACGAGAAAGAGACCGCTGCGGCTAAAGAAGAAGGCGTTTTGCTCTCTTTGCATTTGAAAGCGACCATGATGAAAGTGTCTGACCCGATTATGTTCGGGCACGCGGTTCGTGTTTACTATCGTGATGTGCTCGAGCAGTTCGCGGCAGAAGTGAAGGAAATTGGGTTCGATGCAACGAACGGGATCGGTGACCTTTATGCGAAGTTAGATAAGCTTCCAGCAGCAAAGGCAGATGAAATTAAAACGGCAATGCAAGCGGTGTATGGCAAGAACCCTGAACTCGCTATGGTGAACTCAGACAAGGGTATAACGAACTTACACGTGCCAAGCGATATTATTATCGATGCCTCAATGCCTGCGATGATTCGTGACTCAGGCAAAATGTGGACACCAGATAACAAGCAAGCGGATACCAAAGCGATGATTCCAGATCGTTGCTACGCAGGTGTGTATCAAGAAACGATCAACTTCTGTAAAGAACATGGCGCTTTTGACCCGGCTACGATGGGGACGGTACCGAATGTTGGCTTGATGGCGCAGAAAGCTGAAGAATACGGCTCTCATGACAAAACCTTTGAAATTCCGAGTGATGGCACCGTGAAAGTATACAACCAAGCGGGTGACGTGGTGTTTTCGCATACAGTTGAAGCAGGCGACATCTGGCGTATGTGTCAGGTGAAAGACGCACCGATTCGTGATTGGGTAAAACTTGCGGTGACGCGCTCACGGCAAAGCGGTATGCCAGCTGTATTCTGGCTCGATAGCAACCGCGCGCATGATCGTGAACTCATTGCAAAGGTGAACACTTATTTAGAAGAACATGATACGAGCGGCTTGGATATTCAAATTATGAGCCCTGTGGACGCGACACGTCATTCTTTGCAGCGCATAAAAGAAGGGAAGGACACAATTTCAGTCACCGGTAACGTATTGCGCGATTACTTGACTGACTTGTTCCCGATTTTGGAATTAAATACCTCAGCAAAAATGCTTTCAATCGTACCTCTAATGAATGGAGGTGGCTTGTTTGAAACAGGTGCGGGCGGTTCAGCACCTAAGCACGTGCAGCAGTTTGTTGAAGAGAACCACTTGCGTTGGGATTCACTCGGTGAATTCCTTGCGCTTGCGGCCTCCTTTGAACATTTGAGCCGGGTTACGCAAAACGATCGCGCAAAAATACTCGCTGATACCCTCGATGAAGCAACTGCCAAGTTCTTGGAGAACGATAAGTCTCCATCACGCAAGGCCGGTGAGCTTGATAACCGTGGTAGTCACTTTTACCTCGCGATGTATTGGGCGGAAGCGTTGGCAAACCAGAACCAAGACGCTGAATTGAGAACTCGATTTGCATCTTTAGCGCAAACGTTACTCGAAAATGAGCAAGCGATTGTCACGGAGCTCAATGACGTGCAAGGTGTTGCGGTTGAAATCGGTGGCTATTATCAACCGAATGCAGAGCTTGTATCAAAAGCCATGCGTCCAAGTAAATTGCTGAATGATGCGTTATCCTCGTTGTAA
- a CDS encoding protease-4, which produces MKFLAAIFGKIGTILSNIRRYVAHVLTVIVIILIVSAILSPSEEVDVPEGAMLVLALKGTLVEYRQKEDPFEKAVEEALGNGAMPSESLYELITLLEHAATDENIAGLVLELSQFAGAGLNKTTELANAISAFKESGKPVYAMGNSYSQSQYLLAAQADHVYLNPLGMAMLEGFRSERPYYAELLEKLKVKVNVFRVGDYKSAVEPYLLSEMSDEARENLSGWLNENWQQYLATLTQTRTIDGSMMSGSFEDYMTVLEASDMDMAQVALQTGMVDELLHREEMRARIIEVAGQDEDHHSFRQIAHTTYWETLSEEVKNPNFNVTNSDEQVAIIFARGAIVDGMGSPAEIGGDRLASELRDARFDEKVKAVVLRVDSPGGSAFASEVIRQEILNLRAAGKPVVASMSSVAASGGYWISAGADVIMAAPTTITGSIGVFGLIPTIEETLAEVGINFDGVSTTDYPTFTMTSDVTPELGRVVQAGVDAIYDDFLDLVAEARGMTREAVHEVAQGQVWSGDRALQLGLVDTLGDLHDAVAKAAELAELESPKAKWPTFEPSFWDRLFADLGIGGSQVQLPEVVGEMKGAYFLFKQFNDPRGVYLRCLECE; this is translated from the coding sequence ATGAAGTTCTTAGCTGCTATCTTCGGCAAAATTGGTACTATTTTATCTAATATTCGTCGTTACGTTGCCCATGTACTCACTGTTATTGTGATTATATTGATCGTATCGGCTATCCTTTCACCGTCTGAAGAAGTGGACGTTCCAGAAGGCGCAATGCTTGTTCTTGCACTGAAAGGTACGCTTGTTGAGTATCGTCAAAAGGAAGACCCTTTTGAAAAGGCGGTCGAGGAAGCACTCGGGAATGGCGCCATGCCAAGCGAGTCACTCTACGAACTCATTACTTTGCTCGAGCATGCAGCAACCGATGAAAATATTGCTGGCCTAGTTTTAGAACTGAGCCAGTTCGCTGGAGCCGGTTTAAATAAAACCACTGAACTTGCCAATGCAATAAGCGCATTTAAGGAGAGTGGAAAGCCTGTTTATGCGATGGGTAATTCCTACTCGCAGTCTCAATATTTGCTCGCAGCCCAAGCAGACCACGTTTATCTCAACCCACTGGGTATGGCCATGCTTGAAGGCTTTCGCTCTGAGCGTCCCTACTATGCAGAGCTTCTTGAGAAGCTAAAAGTTAAAGTAAATGTGTTTCGTGTAGGTGACTATAAATCTGCGGTTGAACCTTACCTCTTGAGTGAAATGTCAGATGAAGCACGTGAAAACTTGAGTGGCTGGTTAAACGAAAACTGGCAGCAGTATCTTGCGACGCTGACGCAAACTCGTACGATTGATGGTTCGATGATGTCGGGTAGCTTTGAAGACTATATGACCGTACTTGAAGCTTCAGACATGGATATGGCGCAAGTTGCACTGCAAACCGGCATGGTTGATGAACTGTTACATCGCGAAGAAATGCGCGCACGAATTATTGAAGTTGCGGGTCAGGATGAAGATCACCATTCTTTCCGCCAAATTGCGCATACCACCTATTGGGAAACTCTATCTGAAGAGGTGAAGAATCCTAACTTCAACGTGACGAATAGTGACGAGCAGGTCGCGATTATTTTTGCCCGTGGTGCAATAGTCGATGGTATGGGTTCGCCTGCTGAAATTGGTGGCGACCGACTTGCAAGCGAACTGCGTGACGCGCGGTTTGACGAGAAAGTAAAAGCGGTTGTTTTGCGTGTTGATAGTCCGGGCGGTAGTGCTTTCGCCTCTGAGGTGATTCGTCAGGAAATCTTGAACCTTCGTGCTGCTGGGAAGCCTGTTGTTGCTTCCATGAGCTCGGTTGCGGCTTCTGGTGGCTATTGGATCTCTGCAGGGGCCGATGTCATTATGGCGGCACCTACCACCATTACCGGTTCAATTGGTGTATTTGGTTTGATTCCAACGATTGAAGAAACCTTGGCAGAAGTCGGGATTAATTTTGATGGTGTCAGCACCACGGACTACCCAACGTTTACCATGACCTCTGATGTAACGCCTGAGCTTGGTCGTGTGGTGCAAGCGGGGGTTGATGCCATTTATGATGACTTCCTTGATTTAGTTGCAGAAGCACGCGGAATGACTCGCGAAGCAGTTCATGAAGTGGCTCAAGGACAGGTATGGTCGGGCGATCGAGCGTTACAGCTTGGGCTTGTAGATACCCTTGGGGATTTGCATGACGCGGTTGCAAAAGCTGCTGAACTCGCAGAGCTAGAGAGTCCAAAGGCGAAATGGCCTACCTTTGAACCTTCGTTCTGGGACCGTCTGTTTGCAGACTTAGGAATTGGAGGAAGCCAAGTGCAATTGCCCGAAGTTGTAGGTGAAATGAAAGGCGCTTATTTCTTATTCAAGCAGTTCAATGATCCACGCGGTGTTTATTTGCGTTGTTTAGAATGTGAGTGA
- a CDS encoding cysteine desulfurase encodes MSLDVTAIRAQFPILTREVHGKPLVYLDNAATTQKPQAVIDALVEYYSTTNSNVHRGAHFLSDEATKLYENARGVVQHFIGAQRSGEVIWTSGTTESINIVAKGMAERLQAGDEVIVTELEHHANLVTWQQACLKSGAILHVAPIHDSGELNQEAFTALLTERTKFVAFPHVSNALGTVNPVAALVRQIRSVAPAALILVDGAQGVAHGNVNVQALGCDFYAFSGHKLFGPTGVGVLWGRYDVLDTWPVWLTGGEMIATVSYESATWGPLPNRLEAGTPNIAGAIGLAAAIRWFQQFDVNDVQAYEAELMAYACEQGAKIQGLRLVGNAPSKVGVYSFVLNGVHPADIGFILDRQGVAIRTGDHCAQPLMARLGVPGTARASFTIYNTKQEVDVFFQALKKAQTMLM; translated from the coding sequence ATGAGCCTTGATGTAACCGCGATTCGCGCACAGTTTCCAATTTTAACGCGGGAAGTGCATGGTAAGCCGCTTGTGTATCTCGATAACGCAGCAACAACGCAGAAGCCACAAGCGGTGATTGATGCGCTCGTAGAATATTATTCAACGACGAATAGTAATGTACATCGGGGCGCTCACTTCCTCTCGGATGAAGCGACCAAATTATATGAGAACGCGCGTGGTGTTGTGCAGCATTTTATTGGCGCGCAGCGAAGCGGAGAAGTTATTTGGACGAGTGGTACCACCGAGAGTATTAATATTGTTGCCAAAGGGATGGCTGAGCGTCTGCAGGCAGGCGATGAAGTGATTGTCACTGAGTTAGAGCATCATGCTAATTTGGTAACCTGGCAACAAGCTTGTTTGAAAAGTGGAGCAATCCTTCATGTGGCGCCAATCCACGATTCCGGTGAGCTCAATCAAGAGGCATTCACGGCATTATTGACCGAGCGCACTAAGTTCGTAGCTTTCCCACATGTATCAAACGCACTCGGTACAGTGAATCCGGTAGCTGCACTGGTTCGCCAGATTCGTTCAGTTGCACCTGCTGCACTCATTCTTGTCGATGGTGCACAGGGTGTTGCACACGGAAATGTGAATGTACAAGCCCTCGGTTGTGATTTCTACGCATTTTCTGGTCATAAGCTATTTGGCCCAACGGGTGTCGGTGTGCTCTGGGGTCGTTATGACGTGCTTGACACGTGGCCCGTTTGGCTCACGGGAGGCGAGATGATTGCCACGGTGAGCTATGAGTCTGCGACGTGGGGACCATTACCGAATCGCTTAGAGGCTGGTACACCGAATATTGCGGGTGCGATTGGTTTAGCCGCGGCAATTCGTTGGTTTCAGCAATTCGACGTGAATGACGTGCAAGCATATGAAGCTGAATTAATGGCTTATGCATGTGAACAGGGAGCGAAGATTCAAGGATTGCGTTTAGTAGGGAATGCGCCGAGTAAAGTGGGTGTTTATAGTTTCGTTCTTAACGGAGTTCATCCTGCTGATATTGGATTCATTCTTGATAGGCAAGGCGTTGCGATTCGGACCGGCGATCACTGTGCTCAGCCATTGATGGCGAGATTAGGTGTGCCAGGTACTGCGCGCGCGTCGTTTACCATTTATAATACGAAGCAAGAAGTAGATGTATTTTTTCAAGCATTGAAAAAAGCACAAACAATGCTTATGTAA
- a CDS encoding transcriptional regulator, BadM/Rrf2 family — MRLTSKGRYAVTAMLDVALHSNDAPVPLSDIAERQGISLSYLEQLFAKLRRAELVESIRGPGGGYKLTLHPDQISIGKIIHAVNESVDATKCQGQSNCHAGERCITHHLWSDLSDRIAEFLDDISLGSLTVPPTGEPQQAHHNLSARIPVQPA; from the coding sequence ATGAGACTCACATCAAAAGGACGCTATGCCGTCACGGCAATGCTTGATGTTGCGCTGCACAGTAATGATGCGCCCGTTCCTCTGTCAGATATTGCAGAGCGACAAGGAATTTCACTATCTTATCTTGAGCAATTATTTGCAAAATTACGCCGTGCCGAGCTCGTGGAAAGTATTCGCGGTCCGGGCGGTGGTTACAAACTGACCCTTCACCCAGATCAAATATCGATTGGCAAAATTATTCATGCAGTCAACGAGTCTGTAGACGCAACGAAATGCCAAGGCCAAAGTAATTGCCATGCCGGTGAGCGCTGCATTACACATCATCTATGGTCAGATTTAAGTGATCGAATCGCTGAGTTTCTCGACGATATTTCTTTAGGAAGTTTAACTGTGCCACCTACGGGTGAGCCGCAACAAGCTCACCATAACTTAAGTGCTCGTATTCCTGTTCAGCCGGCATGA
- a CDS encoding Cysteine desulfuration protein SufE, translating to MKLPTTQEIVEDLEFLDDWEARYQYIIDLGKQLPTLSEEKKLPEYKVKGCQSDVWLIADKQGEKLTFEVDSDAIIVRGLLALVMAAYEKKTPAEITAFDIDGYFSALDLERHISPTRGNGLRAIVNNIRTLATHAG from the coding sequence GTGAAGTTACCAACCACACAAGAAATTGTTGAAGATCTCGAGTTCCTCGATGATTGGGAAGCGCGCTATCAATACATTATCGATTTGGGTAAGCAGTTGCCGACCTTATCTGAAGAGAAAAAATTACCTGAGTATAAAGTAAAAGGCTGTCAAAGTGACGTGTGGCTTATTGCTGACAAGCAAGGCGAAAAGCTTACGTTTGAAGTAGATAGCGACGCCATTATTGTGCGTGGGCTTCTCGCTCTTGTGATGGCCGCTTATGAGAAGAAAACACCTGCGGAAATTACCGCGTTTGATATTGACGGCTATTTTTCAGCACTTGATCTTGAACGTCACATCTCACCGACGCGAGGTAACGGCTTGCGCGCCATTGTGAACAATATTAGAACGCTGGCAACTCATGCCGGCTGA